The Ignavibacteria bacterium genome window below encodes:
- a CDS encoding ORF6N domain-containing protein, whose protein sequence is MKAIVPIERIENRIIFLRGEKILIDRDLAELYHVQTKVLNQAVKRNIERFPKEFMFQLTKEERKKVVTNCDHLQDLKFSYQLPYAFTELGVAMLSSVLKSKRAIQVNIQIMKTFVKLRQMYSNNKELSRRIDEMEKRYDGQFKLVFSAMRRLLEPPPLPKKEPMGFVVREKTVLYKATRK, encoded by the coding sequence GTGAAAGCAATCGTTCCCATCGAAAGAATTGAAAATCGAATAATCTTTCTTCGCGGAGAAAAAATATTGATTGACCGTGATTTGGCTGAACTCTATCACGTTCAAACAAAAGTTTTAAATCAAGCAGTAAAACGAAACATTGAACGATTTCCCAAAGAGTTTATGTTTCAACTTACAAAAGAAGAACGAAAAAAGGTGGTAACAAATTGTGACCACCTCCAAGACTTAAAATTTTCATATCAATTACCGTATGCATTTACAGAACTTGGTGTTGCAATGTTATCAAGTGTTCTCAAAAGTAAACGCGCAATTCAGGTGAACATTCAAATAATGAAAACTTTCGTCAAGTTGCGGCAAATGTATTCAAACAATAAAGAACTCTCGCGACGAATTGATGAAATGGAAAAAAGATACGACGGACAATTCAAACTTGTTTTCAGCGCAATGAGAAGATTACTTGAACCACCTCCGCTTCCGAAAAAAGAACCGATGGGATTTGTTGTAAGAGAAAAAACTGTTCTTTACAAAGCAACGAGAAAATAA
- a CDS encoding acyltransferase — MSRIVRGGLIQTTLATSSEQPIEVIKKAMIEKHLAVIDEAAKKGVQILCMQELFYGPYFCAEQKKKWYALVEKIPDGPTTKMFQEIAKKYSMVIVLPIYEEEISGIYYNTAAIIDADGKYLGKYRKHHIPQVEPGFWEKFYFKPGNLGFPVFKTAYADIGVYICYDRHFPEGARILGLNGAEIIFNPSATVAGLSEYLWKLEQPAHAVANGYFVGAINRVGFEAPWNIGEFYGQSYFCNPRGKIIAEAPRDKDFLVVADLNLDEIQEVRDTWQFFRDRRPEEYGAISAVEKS, encoded by the coding sequence ATGTCCCGAATCGTTCGCGGTGGATTAATTCAAACCACGCTCGCAACATCTTCCGAACAACCAATCGAAGTCATCAAAAAAGCAATGATTGAAAAACATCTTGCAGTGATTGACGAAGCCGCTAAAAAGGGTGTACAAATACTCTGTATGCAAGAATTATTTTATGGTCCATATTTTTGCGCGGAACAAAAAAAGAAATGGTATGCGCTCGTCGAAAAAATTCCCGATGGACCAACGACGAAAATGTTTCAAGAGATTGCAAAGAAATATTCGATGGTAATCGTTCTTCCGATTTACGAAGAAGAAATTTCAGGTATCTATTACAACACGGCTGCGATAATTGATGCTGATGGAAAATATCTCGGCAAATATCGCAAACATCATATTCCTCAAGTTGAACCCGGATTTTGGGAAAAGTTTTATTTCAAACCGGGAAATCTTGGCTTTCCTGTTTTTAAAACTGCGTATGCTGATATCGGAGTTTACATTTGTTACGATAGACATTTTCCCGAAGGCGCGCGTATTCTTGGACTGAATGGCGCAGAAATTATTTTCAATCCTTCCGCAACTGTTGCCGGACTTTCAGAATATTTGTGGAAACTCGAACAACCCGCGCACGCAGTTGCGAATGGATATTTTGTAGGAGCAATTAATCGTGTAGGATTTGAAGCGCCGTGGAACATCGGAGAATTTTACGGACAAAGTTATTTCTGTAATCCGCGTGGAAAAATAATTGCAGAAGCGCCGCGCGATAAAGATTTTCTCGTCGTTGCAGACTTAAACTTAGATGAAATTCAAGAAGTGAGAGATACGTGGCAATTTTTCCGCGACAGAAGACCGGAAGAATATGGTGCAATTAGTGCAGTGGAGAAATCGTAA